The genome window CGCTGCGATCCACCACCCGCACCCCTACTGCTGCCTCTAGGCTGCGCACCTGGCTGGGGGTGAGTTCCCGGTCAAAGACCACTAGGTTGGCTCCCAAATCCTGCACCAGCAAAGCCAACTCCTGCACTTTACCGGAACCAATCACGGTCCCTGAACTGGGGCCTTCCCGCTTTTGCCACAAAGTTTGTAGAACCTGACCCCCGGCGGTTTCCACCAAGCGGCCCAACTCTGTCAAGACATCCATCAGGTCTTCGCTGCTTTGTCCCGATTCCTGGAGACCCACCAGAATCGCGCGATCCTGATCCAGATCCACCTGACGGACAGTCAATTGGCGCCGAAACTGATCTTCAAGAGCCTCTACCAGCTCCTGCAGATCTTGCTCCGCCAGAAGGCCCAAGGGCAAGGGATCCGATACCAACCAGCGGCTGTCTCCATTCGGTAGCAAATGGGCCAGATAGGCGCGCTCGATAAATCCCGTGGCTGTACCCCCCCGACGCAGATGTCCGCTGGATTTGGAGACGGAGAGGGTAATCAAGGCATCCAACCGCTGCAGAGCCATAGCGGTGAGCGCCTTTTGTCCTGGCCCTTCCAACCCGGTTTGGGTGGTGATACAGCGAATGCCCGAGAGTCGTTCCGCTCCTTGGCGGGGCAGCTCCCAGGCGGGAATCTGGGTTTCAAAGGGGGATCCCACCCCGACTCGAATCACCTGGCCGCGTCGGTTCAGGTAGACGCTGATCGGTTGATAATCCAGCTCTTGGCAGATGGATCCCAGCCGTTGGGCAAACTCAACCGTCACCAGGCTACTGGGGGGCAAGCGCAGTTGGTAAAGCCGTTGCAGTTGCTTTTGCTGGTAGGGCTTTAACCCTTTACCGTGGGCATTGGCGAAGCGTTGGCTAGGTTGGTTGGAAGCAGTGCTAACCCTGGGCATAGGGGCGGCAAGAAACCCAAAAAAGAGCTTTTATCTACCATACACGCCGGGGCTTGTAGATCCCGGAAATTCTGAGCCTCGGAGCTGTAGGGATCCCGTTACACAACTTGACTTACGACTTAAACAGTGTGACGAGGACAGAGACTGGTGCCCCGCAGGATGGCAGATTCCAAGTTCACCTCCGTCAGGTTGGTTTTGTGCAGATTGGCGCCGCTGAAGTTGGCATTGTCACAATGGCTCCAGCGCAGATCGGCCTCCGTCAGGTTGGCTTCGGTTAACTCTGCCCAATCCAATTTTGCCCCTCGCAAACAGGCCAGATTGAGCTGCGTATCCATGAGGTTGGCCCGTAACAAATTGGCTCCGGTCAGGTTGGCGGCGGTGAGATTGGCCCGCAAGAGGTTGGCCTCCCGCAGGTTAGCCCCAATCAGATTGGCCCGGTTGAGGTCAGCATCCGAGAGATTGGCCTGAATCAACTCTGCTTGTTCCAAATCTGCACCCTGTAGACGAGCAAAAGCGAGTCTGGCCTGGTTCAGAATCGCCCGAGAAAGGCTGGCCTCACTTAAATCTGCCTCCACAAGGTTGGCCTCTGTTAGGTTCACCCCTTTTAGGTAGGCTTTGTGTAGGTTGGCCCCGCTCAGACTGACAGCATGTAAGTTGGAACGACCCAAATTGGCTTCGGTGAGTAAGGCTTGATTGAGATTAGAACGCCACAAAT of Thermostichus vulcanus str. 'Rupite' contains these proteins:
- a CDS encoding pentapeptide repeat-containing protein; translated protein: MNAREFLLRYDSGERDFQGVDLSGERLSQANLAGANLNGAILVGTDLNGACLHQVELSGACLSGAKITGANLSAATLDHIDLSGANLWRSNLNQALLTEANLGRSNLHAVSLSGANLHKAYLKGVNLTEANLVEADLSEASLSRAILNQARLAFARLQGADLEQAELIQANLSDADLNRANLIGANLREANLLRANLTAANLTGANLLRANLMDTQLNLACLRGAKLDWAELTEANLTEADLRWSHCDNANFSGANLHKTNLTEVNLESAILRGTSLCPRHTV
- the hflX gene encoding GTPase HflX gives rise to the protein MPRVSTASNQPSQRFANAHGKGLKPYQQKQLQRLYQLRLPPSSLVTVEFAQRLGSICQELDYQPISVYLNRRGQVIRVGVGSPFETQIPAWELPRQGAERLSGIRCITTQTGLEGPGQKALTAMALQRLDALITLSVSKSSGHLRRGGTATGFIERAYLAHLLPNGDSRWLVSDPLPLGLLAEQDLQELVEALEDQFRRQLTVRQVDLDQDRAILVGLQESGQSSEDLMDVLTELGRLVETAGGQVLQTLWQKREGPSSGTVIGSGKVQELALLVQDLGANLVVFDRELTPSQVRSLEAAVGVRVVDRSEVILDIFAQRARTRAGKLQVELAQLEYLLPRLAGRGRTMSRLGGGIGTRGPGETQLEMERRAIQRRISKLRQQVQELRNHRQRLRQRREGSQIPVVAIVGYTNAGKSTLLNTLTHSEVYAADQLFATLDPTTRRLNLPNHQAVLLTDTVGFLTELPEQLVDAFQATLEEVTEADALLHVVDLSHPNWEGQIAAVEKLLDEMPLATGPRQLVFNKIDRVDPEWLEDVRLLYPKALFVSSTTGENLDQLRHTLMNLALALGMKGGEDPDRCSSSLAGERN